A genomic stretch from Hymenobacter psoromatis includes:
- a CDS encoding glycosyltransferase, with product MPSFTKLNTWVGWAVFAGALATYLLTLEPTASLWDCGEFIACSYKLLVPHPPGAPTFLLLGRLVSLLSFGHAPAVPVLINALSGLSSAFTVLFLFWIITRLGGRLLLGGSAPTPSQTAEPTAGQAALLLGAGVVGALSFAFSDSFWFNAVEGEVYAMSSLCTAAVVWLMLKWEARADQADSDKWLILIAYVIGLSIGMHLLNLLALPALALVYYYRRAARPTPLGGVSTLLVSLVIVGSVLVGIIPGLPTLAGWFEVFFINALGLPFNSGVAIFLAVFPGLIYAGFRLSYRRRSQLLNTAMLCFVFILIGYTSYLIVPIRASFHPTINENNPSDVLSFVSYLKREQYGSRPLLFGPQLDARPDHYEEGAPRYLRQNGRYVEALPRAQEASYAEADKMLLPRVYSTLLGHLQEYQKWLPDLQPGQKPTMGQNLSFLFRYQMGHMFWRYFGWNYVGRESDMQQAGVVTPFSAARSTLPPRFGQSFAHNNFFAIPLIMGLIGLFFQAYRRGHDALIVGLLFGFTGLAIVVYLNQPPVEPRERDYTFTGATFAFAIWIGLGVLGLAQALHTVLQNSQLRTTTAVLLGLASPAILIAQGWNDHDRSGRYASVDAAKNLLNSCAQNAILFTNGDNDTFPLWYAQEVEGIRTDVRVAVLPYLNTDWYIQQMKRVAYQSPPVPISMGDTSYAAGTNDMMPFMPNPAVDSLDVRQFIGLVGQDSPLLKYTDGTYSTATFPTPRFFLKVDTAAVKRLGIIPKSRQGQLVSELHWSMGKGAIEKKNLAILDIIATNNWRRPIYFSSTVSPADYMGLEPYFQLEGLAYRLLPLRDPGYVRNGDEGYVEPELNYQKLLHTFAYRGLQNKKIYYDENSLRYPSYYRDKFVRLANSYLAAGNPAKASEVADFCLQVMPMDTVPYDTFSPLLAPALVAGGQRARANELLDTTFQSATQSLSYLATRPDAALFDFYQHLDLIQLQNVYRAAAQTGDTGRAQRALAVLEPYLRAQR from the coding sequence ATGCCGTCGTTTACCAAGCTCAACACCTGGGTAGGGTGGGCCGTGTTTGCCGGGGCCCTGGCTACCTACCTGCTCACGCTGGAACCCACCGCTTCGTTATGGGATTGCGGCGAATTTATTGCCTGTTCCTACAAGCTGCTGGTGCCGCATCCGCCGGGCGCGCCCACTTTTTTGCTGCTGGGGCGGCTGGTGTCGCTGCTCAGCTTTGGCCACGCGCCGGCGGTGCCGGTGCTCATCAACGCACTTTCGGGGCTGAGCAGCGCCTTCACGGTGCTGTTTCTGTTCTGGATAATTACCCGGCTGGGGGGCCGGCTGCTGCTGGGCGGCAGCGCCCCTACCCCCTCCCAAACCGCCGAGCCCACCGCCGGGCAGGCCGCGCTGCTGCTGGGCGCGGGCGTGGTGGGCGCGCTGTCGTTTGCCTTTTCTGACTCGTTTTGGTTTAATGCGGTAGAGGGCGAGGTCTATGCCATGTCGAGCCTGTGCACGGCGGCCGTGGTGTGGCTCATGCTAAAATGGGAGGCCCGCGCCGACCAGGCCGATTCGGATAAGTGGCTCATCCTCATTGCCTACGTCATTGGCCTCAGCATCGGGATGCACTTGCTGAACCTGCTGGCGCTGCCGGCGCTGGCGCTGGTGTACTACTACCGGCGCGCGGCGCGGCCCACGCCGCTGGGCGGCGTGAGCACGCTGCTGGTCAGCCTGGTTATCGTGGGCTCGGTGCTGGTGGGCATCATTCCGGGCCTGCCCACGCTGGCGGGCTGGTTTGAGGTGTTCTTTATCAATGCGTTGGGCTTGCCGTTTAACTCGGGGGTAGCGATTTTTCTGGCGGTGTTTCCGGGCTTGATTTACGCGGGCTTCCGGCTCTCGTACCGCCGCCGCAGCCAGCTGCTGAACACGGCCATGCTGTGCTTCGTGTTCATTCTGATTGGCTACACGAGCTATTTAATCGTGCCGATTCGGGCCTCGTTTCACCCCACAATCAATGAGAATAATCCCTCGGACGTGCTCTCGTTCGTGAGCTACCTCAAGCGCGAGCAATACGGCTCGCGGCCCCTGCTTTTTGGCCCGCAGCTCGATGCCCGGCCCGACCACTACGAGGAGGGCGCGCCGCGCTACCTGCGCCAGAATGGCCGCTACGTGGAGGCCCTGCCCCGCGCCCAGGAGGCCAGCTACGCCGAAGCCGATAAGATGCTGCTGCCGCGCGTTTACAGCACCTTGCTGGGGCATTTGCAGGAATACCAGAAGTGGCTGCCCGACCTGCAGCCGGGCCAGAAACCCACGATGGGCCAGAACCTGAGCTTCTTGTTTCGCTACCAGATGGGGCACATGTTCTGGCGCTACTTCGGGTGGAACTACGTGGGGCGCGAGTCCGACATGCAGCAGGCGGGCGTGGTGACGCCTTTTAGCGCCGCCCGGAGCACCCTACCCCCTCGTTTTGGGCAGAGCTTCGCGCACAATAATTTCTTCGCCATTCCGCTGATTATGGGGCTGATTGGGCTGTTTTTTCAGGCGTATCGGCGGGGGCACGACGCGCTCATCGTGGGGCTGCTGTTCGGGTTTACGGGCCTGGCCATCGTGGTGTATCTCAACCAGCCGCCCGTGGAGCCGCGCGAGCGCGACTACACCTTCACGGGGGCCACGTTCGCGTTTGCCATCTGGATTGGGCTCGGCGTGCTGGGCCTAGCGCAAGCACTGCATACCGTGCTGCAAAACAGCCAGTTGCGCACGACGACGGCGGTGCTGCTGGGGCTGGCTTCGCCGGCCATTCTCATTGCCCAGGGCTGGAACGACCACGACCGCTCGGGCCGCTACGCTTCGGTGGACGCGGCTAAGAACCTGCTGAATTCCTGCGCCCAAAACGCCATTTTATTCACCAACGGCGACAACGACACGTTTCCGCTCTGGTACGCGCAGGAGGTGGAGGGCATCCGCACCGACGTGCGCGTGGCCGTGCTGCCTTATTTGAATACTGATTGGTATATTCAGCAGATGAAGCGCGTGGCGTATCAGTCGCCGCCGGTGCCCATTTCGATGGGCGACACGTCGTACGCGGCGGGCACCAACGACATGATGCCATTCATGCCCAACCCGGCCGTGGACAGCCTGGACGTGAGGCAGTTCATCGGTCTGGTGGGGCAGGACAGCCCGCTGCTGAAATACACGGATGGCACGTATTCGACCGCCACGTTCCCTACCCCCCGGTTTTTCCTGAAGGTCGATACAGCGGCGGTGAAGCGCCTGGGCATTATTCCGAAAAGCCGCCAGGGCCAGCTCGTGAGCGAGCTGCACTGGAGCATGGGCAAGGGTGCTATTGAGAAGAAAAACCTGGCTATTCTGGATATTATCGCCACCAACAACTGGCGGCGGCCCATCTACTTCAGCTCCACGGTGTCGCCGGCCGACTACATGGGCCTGGAGCCGTATTTCCAGCTCGAAGGGCTGGCCTACCGGCTGCTGCCGCTACGCGACCCCGGCTACGTGCGCAACGGCGACGAGGGCTACGTGGAGCCCGAGCTCAACTACCAGAAGCTGTTGCACACCTTCGCCTACCGCGGCCTCCAGAACAAGAAGATTTATTACGACGAAAACAGCCTGCGCTACCCATCTTACTACCGCGATAAATTCGTGCGCCTGGCCAATTCGTACCTCGCCGCCGGCAACCCGGCCAAGGCCAGCGAAGTCGCCGATTTTTGCTTGCAGGTGATGCCAATGGATACCGTGCCCTACGACACGTTTTCGCCGCTGCTGGCCCCGGCGCTGGTGGCCGGCGGCCAGCGCGCCCGCGCCAACGAGCTGCTGGACACCACCTTCCAGAGCGCCACGCAGTCGCTCTCCTACCTGGCCACCCGGCCCGATGCCGCCCTGTTCGACTTCTACCAGCACCTCGACCTGATTCAGCTTCAGAACGTGTACCGGGCCGCCGCCCAAACCGGCGACACCGGGCGCGCCCAGCGCGCGCTGGCCGTGCTGGAGCCCTACCTGCGGGCGCAGCGCTAG
- a CDS encoding cell filamentation protein Fic → MKLEDFKAGHYERGNAYRYFVPSTINEEWTWQTAQLNALLEKAAVKLGELNSFARLVPNIDLFIQLHVTKEAVVSSRIEGTQTNLDEAILPKEEIQPERRNDWQEVNNYIRAMNEAIVELKTLPISSRLLRQTHLMLLSSGRGEHKQPGEFRRSQNWIGGNSLADASFIPPHDKLVQSLMGDLENFLHNDDINVPALIRIGMAHYQFETIHPFLDGNGRIGRLLITLYLVSEGILDQPLLYLSAYFEKDKNLYYDNLTLVRQKSDLVQWLKYFLVGIEQTATQAVQTLSNILALKADMENTIHSAFGRRSPSALRLLQHLFVHPAITVEQAAAACDLSYKGANMLVAQMQEHGYLKEMTGQSRNRLFLFEPYLKAFNNM, encoded by the coding sequence ATGAAACTAGAAGATTTCAAAGCTGGCCATTACGAAAGAGGCAACGCTTACCGCTACTTTGTGCCCTCCACTATTAATGAAGAGTGGACGTGGCAGACAGCGCAGTTAAACGCGCTTTTAGAAAAGGCTGCCGTGAAGCTGGGCGAATTAAATTCATTCGCCCGGCTTGTGCCAAATATTGATTTATTTATTCAATTGCACGTCACAAAGGAAGCAGTGGTATCAAGTCGGATTGAGGGTACTCAAACTAATCTTGACGAAGCAATTCTGCCTAAAGAGGAGATTCAACCGGAACGCCGAAATGACTGGCAGGAGGTGAATAATTACATCCGGGCGATGAACGAGGCGATTGTGGAACTGAAAACGTTACCTATCTCATCGAGGTTGTTACGCCAGACCCACTTGATGCTACTTAGCAGTGGGCGAGGCGAACATAAGCAGCCTGGGGAGTTCAGAAGAAGTCAAAACTGGATTGGAGGCAACAGCTTGGCTGATGCGAGCTTCATTCCTCCTCATGATAAGCTGGTGCAGAGCCTGATGGGTGACTTGGAGAACTTTCTGCATAACGACGATATCAATGTACCTGCGCTTATCCGCATTGGGATGGCACACTATCAATTTGAAACCATTCATCCCTTCCTGGATGGCAATGGCCGAATTGGCCGGCTACTCATTACGCTATACTTGGTTAGTGAGGGAATCCTAGACCAACCCCTACTGTATCTGTCAGCTTACTTCGAAAAAGACAAAAACCTCTATTATGATAACTTGACGTTAGTGCGTCAAAAAAGCGATTTAGTGCAGTGGCTCAAATATTTCCTGGTTGGTATTGAGCAGACGGCCACACAAGCTGTGCAGACCTTATCCAACATTTTGGCCTTGAAGGCCGACATGGAAAATACTATTCATAGCGCTTTTGGCAGGCGCTCTCCATCTGCACTGCGGCTGCTTCAGCATCTTTTTGTTCATCCTGCCATTACGGTTGAACAAGCTGCGGCTGCTTGCGACCTTAGCTATAAAGGTGCTAATATGCTTGTAGCACAGATGCAAGAGCATGGTTATTTGAAAGAGATGACTGGTCAAAGTCGCAATAGGCTTTTCTTATTCGAGCCCTATCTGAAAGCATTTAACAATATGTAA